In Glycine max cultivar Williams 82 chromosome 15, Glycine_max_v4.0, whole genome shotgun sequence, the DNA window TCATGTGTGTGATAATCTCAATTGCAGTGAGAGTGGATAACAAGTACCACTATAAATCAGCTAGCATTCTATGAATCTAAATTCAAAGATGTTCAACAAGTAAAAATACACAAGAACAGAGTTAAAGAAGTTCAGCAGACAAgttttttgtttacattgaAGTGAATGGGATAGAGAGATAAGCACCTGAAAGATCCCAAGGTTTCTGTTATATCCTGACTCTGGCACCCTTAACTCAACAGTGACCTGCACCTTATGCTTAGAAGGTATAACCCGTTCACCCGCCCACTTCCTTGCATCAACCTTATTCTCAGAACTTCTCCCACCAACAACACCAGCACACGACATTACAGGCACATAAGCCACAGGACTAAGCTTGGTATAATCAAAGTTCAAAACTTCCCTCATCTGAATAGGCTTCTCAACCAAACACTTCATCACAAACCCACTAAACACAAACGACGAAACCAGAAGACCAAACAAAACGCAACAAACATACATCGACCACATGAACCCCCACCCCCACCGAAACGCCACGCTCCAAAACGAATCGTTCTCCTTCACCCATCTATTCACATAAGGCCTAATGCACGAAAACGCAAAACACCGCATTCTGTTCAAAATCCCTATCACGAAATCCTTGCCCTTCCTCGTTGTCCCCAAAGGATCCATGAAGAACATGCACGAATAAAACATGAACAGAAACGGGGAAGTTATGAACATGAAAATTAGCTTCATTTGAAACCCTAATAGGTTAATCACCAGCCCCGCGGCGAGTTCGAGGAGACTTGAAGACGAGTCGCCGAGTCGAGGTGCAGAGTCAATGGAATCGCCGGCTGCGTCGTCGTTCGCAGCTGAAGTTACGGTGGAGCCCTCGTTGTTCTCTTCCGGCGAGGCATTAACTTGTCGCGGTTCTTCCGAATCGGGTTTCTCCTCCGAATTCTCGTTTTTGTTGAGATTTCTAAGCCTCGATTTGTGCCGGAAACTCCTTCTCGAATCGACATCGATCAAATCGCTCACGATGCTCGAATCTGACGATTGGGTACCCGGAATACCTCGACGGAGTGGCCGGCGCCGGATTGTGGTCGGCGGAGAGTGTGGCTTGTGGTCCAAAAGCGTGGAAGCGGAATCAGAAGGTTCCGTTGAGCCCTCGGCAGGGCATTGGTGAAACGCGTCGAGGAAAACGTCGTCGTCTTGATCGACCGAAGATGGCGGGTCCATTCAGATTCTCAGCCTTGGTTAAGCTAGGAGATAGTGTTCCATAATTATTTCATTCTCAGAGCCACTGtacgaaaaaagaagaagaagagagaagtaAATAGCGAATTTCCTCCTcaaaagtattaatttttaaaagatgaaaaataaaaatttaatttttaaatatacaaaagttCCATAATTAGTGGATACGGTTAAAtttgtgaatattttattattaagttataatatttaataacaaaattatattttttgaatatgactttaatattaaattataaaaatttaaatacatatttatcaccAGCCTTAGGGTCTTGCAAATTGTAGCGAAACAGATGTCAAATAAGATTCATTTGAGGTTGGTTGGGCCGTGAGCTATCATATCTTATTTAAGAATTGATctctttcaataattttttttccattcacATAGTCACATATTTAACTATATActtaaagaataatattatctattaattatatatgttacACTGGCCATATTGGTACAGATGGATGATATTTTGtgatagaaattaaagaaataaaagattgaTGAGTTATTTGATATTTAGAGTGTGTACAGATAATTGTACGTTCCTATATTTTTGTAACTTATTGTGCGAGTATATTCATTTCATGTAGCTTACTGTGTGAGCATATTTAGGTTATTTGCtggtgattttattttctttttatatatgcttaattataaatgttattttttttccaaatatttcAGTGTTTcttgtataaatatttaaaatcacaaaataacagtattataatttaaagtaaaaataaaaaatagaaacaaaaaataaaatcgcAAGTAAAAGGTCCCTTCATTCCTTCTTGTAGCTTAGTTTACTAGTTTTGGGTGATGATTTATTGTAAACCTAACTAGTATtgtttgttgaaattaatttcattataataataaatactattaatgttaattggtttaaaaattggatgaattatttatctaaagtaaaatattttttaagcattcatttatttatattataaattatatttctcttatcaatatatatatgatacaGTAAAacataatacaaatatatttatctaaagTGTTAATTAGcctgtaaataaatttttttaataaattttgttagcACTTAAACTTGATTGTAATAATATTGAGTGAGAAAAAAAGTAACAGtataatcatcaaattaaaatgaGTTAACCAAATTTTAATCCCaagtatgatttttaaaaaaaataagagctataataataataataaatttaggcAAAATTAGGTGTTTACCGTCTCATTCTTTTGAGCTCGTGcctttctaaatttttattttttattaggattaTTTCTGCTTTTAGTTCTTATGGTTTATCAAatggattatttttatttttaatggttCAAATGAAATTCTCatacttataaaattaataaaatctagtcaagaatttaatttacaatCAAATGTCCTAATGGTGTTTGGGTGACATTGTTTTCATTATCCACGGACTTTGCTAATGTAGAGCCTAGAAAGAAATTATGTAACATGCACTCATATATTAAATCCTCGAAATGGGGATTTGAAAAtcgaaaaaaatattcaaggtGAAGTTTGAATTCATTATATCCTATGCCTTAACACCATAAACAAGAATAATTAAAACACTTTCATTTGGCATATGTATGAGAACAATATTTATATAACTTAAAGCTCTTAAACTAGTTAAGGATAACAAGCTGTTAGTTGctataaaaaaagttgttaGTTTAAATAGTATTAAATTTGGTCTCCTTAGACAATATTGTTTCATACTTTTGTTGCTGGCGCAAACATTTCCCTTTGGTAATTTAAAGTAGGGGAAAGTTCAGAGTTAATTAGAAGGATACTTGCCTTGGTGCCTTGGCAGGTGAGAAAATATTTGTTGGAATACTTGTTATGGAAGGGCAAAAAAAGAGAGGGGGAAAGAATAAAGGTATAGATATATAGCATCGCAGAGAAGAATGAGTGTAGATATATTTTGTAACAAAGAAGGAAAGATTTGACACTACTAAAAGATCATTATTAGCACTGCTGGATCTACATTTGAGAAGGCATGGCCAACATCGAATTAGATGATAGAGTGATGAGTGAGGAAACGGAAGAAACAATCAAGCGTCGTTTGTTCAAACTTTGCATGAAAGGCGAATGGGGGAAAGTAGTTGATACATACGAGAGCGACAAGATGGCTCACATGGCAAGAATAACGAGCACAGGTGACACTGCACTGCATCTTGCGGTCACCGATGGCCAAAACTACGTCGTCCAACAACTGGTGAAAGTACTCATGTGTGAGGAGGGTCAACGTAAAGAGTCTCTGATGATTCAGAATGATAGAGGGAACACGGCCTTGCACTTTGCGGCTTCAGGGGGGAGCGTGGAAATGTGTGAGTGCATTGCTTACGCAGAGCCTTCGTTGTTGAGAATGCGCAACGTTGATGGCGAGACTCCTATCTTTCTCGCTGCTCTCCATGGCAGAAAAGAAGCTTTCCTTTGCCTTCACTATCGCTCTGACTACACCAACCAAATGCATTTCAACTACGATTCCAACTGTACAAGAAATGACGGTGACACCATTCTTCATTCTGCCATTGCCGgagatttttttggtaattaagACCTCGCTCGTGcagatttttacaaaaattatttatttttttcattcaggGTCACAAAAATTATTTAGCCTCGGTAATAAAAATCACTCgtgataaataaatagtttgatATAACACtcattttaataattagttTTGGTAACAAAATTCCTGTGCATGTCATtcttcatttattaattaataattctaaAGGGTATATTTAATTTAGCgcataattaattcatttatttgaCAGATTTGGCATTCCAAATAATTCATTTGTACGGAAATCTTGTAGACCGTGAGAACGTGAGTGGTTTCACTCCTCTTCATCTCCTGGCGAATAAGCCTTCTGTTTTCAGGAGTGGTAACCGCTTGGGACGATTTGAAGCAATGATTTATTACGGTAAGTGTTAACAATTTGCAAGGGATCGATATCATaatgtttctttttaaaaaaaaatcaaaatcataatgttcgtgttatttattttgaagCTATAACTGTCAAGGAGCTCGAAGTAGCACCCAGTTATCAGCAGCAATGTCCAACAACCGGCAAAGAAAAAAACAGTTATCCGAAAAATTATCAGACATGCATGGGGTTTTTGAGGTTGATAAAAATCTTCACCTTATTtggtatgtaaaaaaatatactcccTCTCTTTCTCTTGAGAAAACGTATAAAAATATACTCCCTATTTTTAGTTGTATCTTTTTATAGAAAATGTCGAATAAACTTATATAGTATTCTCACTATTATTGCAACTGAATTTtagagaaaattattattaaaacctAAACTTATTAATGAATATCATTTAAGAACCATAACTTTAGATTCATTTTCCACGTATCCAGTGACTAAGCTCTTCACACAATTTCTATACATAAAGCAACAACAAGATCAAATTGGAACTGAAAGAGACCTTGAAGCATCAACAAAGATTGCTACAAATAATGGAGCTGAAACAAATTCTCCAGGTAAGGACATAATGGTTAATAAAATTTGTACTAGTATACGTTATGATAGATTTTGGTATACATTTTCATGTTATGCGTGAGCCTATCTATGTGACGCATCTGACTTTCTCTGCTCTCCAACATGCATGTACATGTGTTTCCCACACACCATATTTGGGCATTGGGCACCAAATAAACTCTATAATTATAAGCGAATTGAAGAAACATAAATTAAGAGAACATTGAGAATGAGTTAGCTAGCAGAAGTCTTATTACTCTATCCTATCATTTGTTTAGGATCTGAAACCAGCGATCGGTCAAGTCCATTATTTCCGGTCAATTACCAAAGCTGTGTGGATCTCTACAAGTTCATATTTATTAAGATAATGCTGACATTCTTTGCAACAGGTATGTCTCCATGAACATGCATGTATAGCAGTAGAGATATTATATTCTGCACATCATGCTCAGCATACCTTTTCTATAGGTTTGCACTTAATTTTTCTGAGGTTAAGAATACATTTTACATAGAAAAAATAGGTGATATATTTggaacctaaaaaaaattacgctATTATCTAATCATCACAATGTataatgtatgataaatttattaataatataaataattaaagtatatatttaaataaattaaacaattaattaaatcaaataatttaattggttGAAATTAATTCTCaaaacatattattattattattattattataaaatgatactATAAACCTTaacatcatttatatatatatatatatatatatatatatatatatatatatatatatatatatatatatatatatatattccctttgtccctaattataaatttttttttaaaaaattgtttgtcattttttatatgattattttctaatttttatatagattaatcatttttaaaaaaatatgaattagttaaaaaaatcttataattaaacaaataatatatatatatatatatatgaattgttaAATACTGTCAACTCTTTTTTGTTAAAGTATATATGTTTATTAGAAGAAGAAAGTTAATTGGTTTTTTTGTCAACAATTTTTTGTATAGGGTGCTAACatacgaaaaaaaaaagttagagtaTGCTAGCAATTtggtataattttttctctccatCATTAAAATTCTTATGGTTATTTTCCCCTATTTTGAAAAGAACCTACCATAAGGAACATACAAGAAATCAAGGAAAAGAACGTGTGGTCTGGTCAAATAATGGATGAACTTCTGAAGCGAGCTTCCATGTATGAGTGTGATGACAAAGGCAGCAAACCCCTGCAGAACTGGGGGGAACATCAAGATCAGACAAACCCTTATAGTTTTAATGAGGGCGATAATGCTTTGGATGATATCATCGAAAAGCAGCATTCTTATACCACCCAAGGTGAGACCACGCAacaaaagaatagaagaatAATTGGGTTCTggaataaaatcttaaaatttgaatttagttCAAGGGGGTGTTTATGGGCACTCACCTGTATTGTCACtcctatttaaataattttttatttatttaagatactcttattattattttaaacaaaaattctttaaataggAGTAACAATAGATACCCTTAAGTTAAATATATACATTAGTGCTTCaactttagtttttttctttattaattattattattatttgacttCCTTTTATTTATGCGCAGGAGATGATGAAAAGATGGAAACACCGGTGTTAATAGCGGCAAAGAATGGTGTGACAGAAATGGTAGAGAAAATCCTAGAAGTGTATCCGATAGCTGTTGATGACTTG includes these proteins:
- the LOC100796452 gene encoding seipin-2 codes for the protein MDPPSSVDQDDDVFLDAFHQCPAEGSTEPSDSASTLLDHKPHSPPTTIRRRPLRRGIPGTQSSDSSIVSDLIDVDSRRSFRHKSRLRNLNKNENSEEKPDSEEPRQVNASPEENNEGSTVTSAANDDAAGDSIDSAPRLGDSSSSLLELAAGLVINLLGFQMKLIFMFITSPFLFMFYSCMFFMDPLGTTRKGKDFVIGILNRMRCFAFSCIRPYVNRWVKENDSFWSVAFRWGWGFMWSMYVCCVLFGLLVSSFVFSGFVMKCLVEKPIQMREVLNFDYTKLSPVAYVPVMSCAGVVGGRSSENKVDARKWAGERVIPSKHKVQVTVELRVPESGYNRNLGIFQTRVDFLLSNGKAIASSSQPCMLRFRSEPIRLITTFLKIAPLLTGYISETQTLNVKMRGFVEGDVPTSCLKVTLEQRAEYQPGAGIPEIYDASLIIESELPLFKRMIWLWKMSIFIWIAMMAFFAELLFALVCCTPIIIPKTRQRVASGRSPATLNHLQAQH
- the LOC100796981 gene encoding uncharacterized protein isoform X2, with protein sequence MANIELDDRVMSEETEETIKRRLFKLCMKGEWGKVVDTYESDKMAHMARITSTGDTALHLAVTDGQNYVVQQLVKVLMCEEGQRKESLMIQNDRGNTALHFAASGGSVEMCECIAYAEPSLLRMRNVDGETPIFLAALHGRKEAFLCLHYRSDYTNQMHFNYDSNCTRNDGDTILHSAIAGDFFDRENVSGFTPLHLLANKPSVFRSGNRLGRFEAMIYYAITVKELEVAPSYQQQCPTTGKEKNSYPKNYQTCMGFLRLIKIFTLFVTKLFTQFLYIKQQQDQIGTERDLEASTKIATNNGAETNSPGSETSDRSSPLFPVNYQSCVDLYKFIFIKIMLTFFATEPTIRNIQEIKEKNVWSGQIMDELLKRASMYECDDKGSKPLQNWGEHQDQTNPYSFNEGDNALDDIIEKQHSYTTQGDDEKMETPVLIAAKNGVTEMVEKILEVYPIAVDDLDAKKKNIVLLAIENRQIYLYESLLRNKSLRESTFRKVDSEGNTALHLAAKLGNYKPWLISGDALQMHCELKWYLFVRDSMPSHFFRYKYNNENKTPRDIFIETHRDLVRAAGEWQKRTSECSSVVAALIATVAFSSSTNVPGGFQEDAGTPILENRPEFKTFAISSIVALCCSVASMVCFLSILTSRYQEHDFGKTLPWKLIFSLTLLYVAITSSIVSFCAGHFYVDQLGSLALPVYAILCLSMAIFALSQFPLYIDLIRATKKVPERDQETFLQ
- the LOC100796981 gene encoding uncharacterized protein isoform X1; the protein is MANIELDDRVMSEETEETIKRRLFKLCMKGEWGKVVDTYESDKMAHMARITSTGDTALHLAVTDGQNYVVQQLVKVLMCEEGQRKESLMIQNDRGNTALHFAASGGSVEMCECIAYAEPSLLRMRNVDGETPIFLAALHGRKEAFLCLHYRSDYTNQMHFNYDSNCTRNDGDTILHSAIAGDFFDLAFQIIHLYGNLVDRENVSGFTPLHLLANKPSVFRSGNRLGRFEAMIYYAITVKELEVAPSYQQQCPTTGKEKNSYPKNYQTCMGFLRLIKIFTLFVTKLFTQFLYIKQQQDQIGTERDLEASTKIATNNGAETNSPGSETSDRSSPLFPVNYQSCVDLYKFIFIKIMLTFFATEPTIRNIQEIKEKNVWSGQIMDELLKRASMYECDDKGSKPLQNWGEHQDQTNPYSFNEGDNALDDIIEKQHSYTTQGDDEKMETPVLIAAKNGVTEMVEKILEVYPIAVDDLDAKKKNIVLLAIENRQIYLYESLLRNKSLRESTFRKVDSEGNTALHLAAKLGNYKPWLISGDALQMHCELKWYLFVRDSMPSHFFRYKYNNENKTPRDIFIETHRDLVRAAGEWQKRTSECSSVVAALIATVAFSSSTNVPGGFQEDAGTPILENRPEFKTFAISSIVALCCSVASMVCFLSILTSRYQEHDFGKTLPWKLIFSLTLLYVAITSSIVSFCAGHFYVDQLGSLALPVYAILCLSMAIFALSQFPLYIDLIRATKKVPERDQETFLQ